The following proteins are encoded in a genomic region of Nicotiana sylvestris chromosome 4, ASM39365v2, whole genome shotgun sequence:
- the LOC138890606 gene encoding uncharacterized protein, whose product MICKDKEFDPALKAIIAIADVGKRPGTTPKLEKGEKEVSTVKSEPEKKVTVTVVPRMKIGTGRIHSNNVSVRAFDGIKRDTLGEIDLVLTIGPVEFEITFQVLDMDTSYNFLLGRPWIHAAGAVPSTLHQMVKFEYED is encoded by the exons ATGATCTGCaaggacaaagaatttgatcctgctttgaaagccataatcgCCATCGCCGACGTAGGGAAAAGGCCTGGAACAACCCCGAAGttagaaaaaggggaaaaggaggTCAGTACTGTGAAAagcgagcctgaaaagaaggtgacAGTGACAGTGGTGCCC agaatgaAAATTGGGACTGGAAGAATCCACTCCAATAATGTcagcgtaagggctttcgacggcatcaaaaGAGACACCCTTGGGGAAATAGATTTGGTTTTGACCATAGGACCAGTGGAGTTTGAgataactttccaggtgcttgacatggatacgtcctacaattttctcctcggcagaccttggattcatgcggcaggagcggtaccttccactcttcaccagatggtgaagtttgagtatgAAGACTGA
- the LOC104216210 gene encoding probable trehalose-phosphate phosphatase 6, with the protein MGLSRLSSTEGENAFSIEYTSWLMEHPSALDKLEQMMSITKGRKIVIFLDYDGTLSDIVPNPEEAFMTHKMRRVLREVANHFPTAIISGRQREKVQDFVQLNNVYYAGSHGLDIEAPLNHTTNFDDMDNEVVLHQPAKEFLPEKHKVFNLLSERTKSIKGVNIEDNKFCISVHYRHVLAKDLGTLENMISTVLKEYQNFRVSKGKMVFEIRPNIGWNKGHALEYFLEYLGFGTSDDVFPIYIGDDRTDEDAFNVLRKRGQGFPIVVSATPKDTKALYSLREPKEVMEFLLGLVVRSNNTSST; encoded by the exons ATGGGATTGTCAAGGCTCTCATCGACTGAAGGTGAAAATGCTTTCTCAATTGAGTACACTTCTTGGCTG ATGGAGCATCCTTCTGCTTTGGATAAATTAGAACAAATGATGAGCATAACAAAAGGGAGAAAGATAGTAATCTTCTTGGATTATGATGGCACCTTGTCTGATATTGTACCAAATCCTGAAGAAGCTTTTATGACTCACAAG ATGAGAAGGGTGCTACGTGAAGTTGCTAATCACTTTCCTACTGCAATAATTAGTGGACGGCAACGAGAAAAG GTACAAGATTTTGTACAATTGAACAATGTTTATTATGCTGGGAGTCATGGGTTAGATATCGAAGCTCCATTGAATCACACAACAAATTTTGATGATATG gataaTGAAGTTGTTCTTCACCAACCTGCGAAGGAATTTTTGCCTGAAAAACATAAG GTTTTTAATCTCTTGAGTGAGAGAACTAAAAGTATCAAGGGCGTCAATATTGAAGACAACAAATTCTGCATTTCTGTACACTACAGACATGTTCTCGCTAAG GACCTCGGAACACTCGAAAATATGATTTCTACTGTGTTAAAAGAATACCAAAACTTTCGTGTATCAAAAGGCAAGATG GTATTTGAGATACGACCAAATATTGGGTGGAATAAAGGTCACGCCCTGGAATATTTCTTAGAATATCTTGGATTTGGAACTTCAGATGATGTTTTTCCAATATACATTGGAGATGATCGAACTGATGAAGACGCTTTCAAT GTATTAAGGAAAAGGGGACAAGGTTTTCCAATAGTTGTATCTGCTACTCCAAAAGACACCAAGGCTTTATACTCTTTACGTGAACCAAAGGAAGTCATGGAATTTTTGTTGGGTCTTGTGGTTCGGAGCAATAACACTTCTTCGACTTAA